Proteins encoded in a region of the Diadema setosum chromosome 7, eeDiaSeto1, whole genome shotgun sequence genome:
- the LOC140230624 gene encoding 2-Hydroxyacid oxidase 1-like: protein MASSADGLRSVHDYQVMAEKLLPEPYLRYYTYPGLSRQTYRDSLTAFSRYRFRPLTLSNVSNRCLSTTVLGQPISIPIGASPTGVHSLAHKDAEIATAKGVAAANTVMIQSSYSNETIPDVAASAPDGLRWMQTYLFKDRRIVEHIIRTAEAAGHKAIVFTVDSPMTGLDSGHDRDFELFNEEQQKYSNIDIGLPEFKEARKQGARGIVRYLRNQFDPSLTWDDVKWFRRLSTLPIVCKGILTAEAARQAADAGVDGILVSAHGGRQLDGVPAPIDALAEVVDAVRGRNVEVYMDGGVRTGADVLKALARGAKAVFVGRPILWGLACRGSSGVQHVLDILRQELDYAMALCGRYPDSATYMRLSIMMPMAGSNPGIP from the exons ATGGCCAGTAGCGCAGATGGATTACGAAGCGTCCATGACTATCAGGTCATGGCAGAAAAATTGTTACCGGAGCCATATTTGCGTTATTACACGTACCCCGGCTTATCAAGACAGACGTATCGAGACAGTCTCACAGCCTTCAGTAG GTATCGATTTCGGCCACTTACACTATCTAATGTGTCCAACCGTTGCCTGTCAACCACAGTGCTCGGTCAACCAATCAGTATTCCCATTGGAGCTTCACCCACTGGGGTCCATTCCCTCGCCCACAAAGATGCCGAGATTGCAACAGCTAAAG GTGTGGCCGCTGCAAACACGGTTATGATACAGAGTTCGTATTCGAATGAAACCATACCTGACGTTGCCGCCTCCGCGCCAGATGGATTACGTTGGATGCAGACTTACCTGTTCAAAGACCGGCGCATTGTCGAACATATCATCCGCACCGCAGAAGCAGCAGGCCACAAGGCCATCGTTTTCACTGTCGACTCTCCAATGACGGGGCTGGATTCTGGTCACGACAGGGACTTCGAGCTCTTCAACGAGGAGCAGCAAAA GTATAGCAATATTGATATTGGCTTACCCGAATTCAAGGAGGCTCGTAAGCAAGGTGCTCGTGGTATCGTCCGTTACCTTAGGAACCAATTTGACCCTAGTCTCACCTGGGATGACGTCAAATGGTTCCGCAGGTTGTCCACGCTCCCAATTGTGTGCAAGGGAATTCTAACag CCGAGGCAGCTAGACAGGCGGCTGATGCTGGGGTGGACGGTATCTTGGTGTCCGCTCACGGTGGTAGGCAGCTGGATGGTGTACCCGCTCCG ATCGACGCTCTGGCCGAGGTCGTGGATGCTGTCCGTGGTCGAAACGTGGAGGTGTACATGGATGGTGGAGTGAGGACGGGAGCTGACGTACTAAAGGCTCTAGCTAGAGGAGCCAAGGCAGTGTTTGTTGGCAGACCTATACTTTGGGGACTGGCGTGTAGG GGATCATCTGGAGTTCAGCACGTACTCGATATCCTTCGACAGGAACTGGACTACGCCATGGCATTATGCGGTAGGTATCCCGATTCTGCTACCTATATGAGGTTATCGATAATGATGCCGATGGCCGGGtcgaatccaggaattccataa